The following are encoded in a window of Lactobacillus acidophilus genomic DNA:
- a CDS encoding helix-turn-helix transcriptional regulator → MIKYLTGKELCEALGISTTLLYKFRKAGMPYHQLPGGRPFYLIDQVVDWLKNAGYHQEKVWTK, encoded by the coding sequence ATGATTAAATATCTAACTGGTAAAGAATTATGTGAAGCTTTAGGAATTAGTACAACGCTATTGTATAAATTTCGAAAAGCAGGTATGCCCTATCATCAACTACCAGGCGGTAGACCTTTTTACTTGATTGATCAAGTCGTTGATTGGTTAAAAAACGCAGGTTATCATCAAGAAAAGGTTTGGACAAAGTAA
- a CDS encoding CadD family cadmium resistance transporter, producing the protein MLKTIITSAITYSSTAIDLLIILMLFFAKIKDKKGIRDIYIGQFLGSDVLILVSLFFAFILHYVPDKRLLGLLGIIPIFLGLKALIFGDSDGEKMANKELNNNNNKMNLIKTLMFITIVSCGADNIGLFVPYFISLTPLNLVITLIVFLIMIFLLVFVAQKLANVPTIGEVLEKYSRWFIGFVYIFIGGSVLIENGSIQFIINLFK; encoded by the coding sequence ATGTTAAAAACTATTATTACCAGTGCAATCACATATAGTAGTACCGCTATAGATTTATTAATAATTTTGATGCTCTTCTTTGCCAAAATTAAAGACAAAAAAGGTATTAGAGACATTTATATAGGACAATTCCTTGGATCTGATGTTCTAATACTAGTTAGTTTATTCTTTGCTTTTATATTGCATTATGTTCCTGATAAACGGTTATTAGGACTACTTGGAATAATCCCTATATTTTTAGGATTAAAGGCTTTAATTTTTGGTGACTCCGATGGTGAAAAGATGGCCAATAAGGAACTGAATAATAATAATAATAAAATGAATTTAATAAAAACTCTTATGTTCATTACTATCGTAAGTTGTGGGGCTGATAATATTGGACTATTTGTACCTTACTTCATTAGTTTGACACCATTGAATTTGGTAATAACCTTGATTGTATTTTTGATAATGATTTTTTTGTTAGTTTTTGTTGCTCAAAAATTGGCTAATGTTCCTACTATAGGTGAGGTTCTTGAAAAATATAGTCGTTGGTTCATAGGATTCGTCTATATTTTTATTGGCGGTTCTGTTTTAATTGAAAATGGATCAATTCAATTTATAATTAATTTATTTAAATAA
- a CDS encoding phage integrase SAM-like domain-containing protein — protein sequence MIKKILKGKYKGLWLVRIQPMINGKRKSVTRRADSKLEAQKLEIDLKVKYASYKNGLPSITDESKLLIEYTKFVEKKAQSITATTNRSWKYSLTLLNEYLEQEKKIDIQLRDVDQHFFNDFGHWYLKNHPKASVKKSTVIDVTLAHFRTFFTFLLDKAVLSVNPIPRGYLKLFFKQSDFSTGRKWHLFSKDEISALREELLKEYKGATVANSVSRLALIVDTYLGLRPEELQVLKFDQLVEYEGSYTFKIDDSWSEKEKSLMVL from the coding sequence ATGATCAAGAAAATTTTAAAGGGTAAATACAAAGGTCTTTGGTTAGTTAGAATCCAACCTATGATTAATGGCAAGCGTAAAAGTGTAACAAGAAGAGCTGACAGTAAGCTTGAAGCACAGAAGCTTGAAATTGATTTGAAAGTGAAATATGCGAGCTATAAGAATGGTTTACCAAGTATTACTGATGAATCTAAACTTCTAATTGAGTACACCAAATTTGTTGAGAAAAAGGCACAGTCTATTACTGCGACAACTAATCGAAGCTGGAAATATTCATTAACTTTGTTAAATGAATATCTTGAGCAAGAAAAGAAAATAGATATTCAGCTAAGAGATGTTGATCAACATTTCTTTAACGATTTTGGACATTGGTATCTTAAGAACCATCCTAAAGCAAGCGTTAAGAAGAGTACTGTAATAGATGTAACTTTGGCACACTTTAGAACATTCTTTACTTTTCTTTTGGATAAGGCAGTTTTAAGCGTTAATCCAATTCCTAGAGGTTATCTAAAATTATTCTTTAAGCAGTCTGATTTTAGTACTGGTAGGAAGTGGCACTTATTTTCTAAAGATGAAATTAGTGCTTTAAGAGAAGAATTACTTAAAGAGTATAAAGGAGCTACGGTTGCTAATTCTGTGTCTAGGTTAGCTTTAATTGTGGATACTTATCTAGGATTACGTCCAGAAGAATTACAAGTATTAAAGTTTGACCAATTAGTAGAGTATGAGGGTTCTTATACTTTTAAAATCGACGATAGCTGGTCTGAAAAAGAAAAAAGCCTAATGGTTCTTTGA
- a CDS encoding CsbD family protein encodes MSNMDSGLKDKIIGKAKEVEGKITGDKSREAEGKAQKTKGKIKAKAKEVKDDIESDHQINDR; translated from the coding sequence ATGAGTAATATGGATAGTGGCTTAAAAGACAAGATAATTGGTAAGGCTAAAGAAGTTGAAGGTAAAATTACTGGAGACAAGTCTCGCGAAGCAGAAGGAAAGGCTCAAAAGACAAAAGGTAAAATAAAGGCTAAAGCTAAAGAAGTAAAAGATGATATAGAATCTGATCATCAAATAAATGATAGGTAA
- a CDS encoding GlsB/YeaQ/YmgE family stress response membrane protein, translating to MIYWIWVLIVGAIIGLLAGVITGRGGSMGFLANIIAGLVGSTLGQAIFGSWGPQMAGMAIVPSVLGAVILVLAISFVTGMFNRKHA from the coding sequence ATGATTTATTGGATTTGGGTTTTAATTGTCGGAGCTATAATAGGACTGCTTGCCGGTGTCATAACTGGTAGGGGTGGTTCAATGGGCTTTCTTGCTAATATCATAGCAGGACTTGTTGGCTCAACGCTAGGCCAAGCAATCTTTGGCTCCTGGGGACCGCAAATGGCTGGGATGGCAATAGTGCCGTCGGTACTAGGGGCAGTTATCTTGGTATTAGCAATCTCGTTTGTTACGGGAATGTTTAATCGAAAACATGCATAA
- a CDS encoding Rep family protein: MKKAVRARQFMYTQDIEHLPFKQEDLKELLEKSNAEQWAYILHDKDVNEKGEPIRPHFHVILKFKDAKTISRIAKLFNDQQQYVEVWHNTINNGYSYLIHETTNAKNKHHYDPSEVVASFDFVTRIKQIREKVNKPSRHDIENFIDDYSNEQLTKEELQEKIGVLEMAKHKTLLDHIEDILAYKKHQRFLKDFKGQKCTTYWIWGSSGIGKTKLVREVLEELHPNNFIILGSQRDHFQEYKGQEFIVINDLRPNDYDYGQLLTLLDPWEIDKMAPARYHDRYLNARSIYITTPYDPLSFYFECNISNQVVDSF, translated from the coding sequence ATGAAAAAGGCTGTAAGAGCCAGACAATTCATGTATACCCAAGACATTGAACACCTCCCATTCAAACAGGAAGACTTAAAAGAGCTACTTGAAAAGTCGAATGCCGAACAATGGGCGTATATTCTTCATGACAAAGATGTTAACGAAAAAGGCGAACCAATTAGACCACATTTTCATGTGATTTTAAAATTTAAAGATGCAAAAACAATTTCCCGTATTGCTAAATTATTTAATGATCAACAACAATATGTCGAAGTTTGGCACAATACCATTAATAATGGATATAGTTACTTAATTCATGAGACAACTAATGCCAAAAATAAACATCATTATGATCCTAGTGAAGTAGTTGCATCTTTTGACTTTGTAACAAGGATTAAACAAATTAGGGAAAAAGTTAATAAACCGTCAAGACATGACATAGAGAATTTTATTGATGATTATTCAAATGAACAATTAACCAAAGAAGAACTTCAAGAAAAAATTGGTGTCCTTGAGATGGCAAAACATAAAACGTTGTTGGATCATATTGAAGACATTTTAGCTTATAAAAAACATCAACGATTTTTAAAAGACTTTAAAGGACAAAAGTGTACCACTTATTGGATTTGGGGATCTTCTGGAATTGGAAAAACAAAACTTGTTCGTGAAGTTTTAGAAGAATTACATCCCAACAATTTTATTATTCTTGGGTCTCAACGTGATCACTTTCAAGAGTACAAAGGTCAGGAATTTATAGTAATTAATGACCTTAGACCCAACGATTACGACTATGGTCAATTACTTACCCTTTTAGACCCTTGGGAAATTGATAAAATGGCGCCTGCACGATACCATGATCGTTATCTCAATGCTCGTTCAATTTATATCACTACACCATATGATCCACTTAGTTTTTATTTTGAATGTAACATTTCAAATCAAGTAGTAGATTCGTTTTAG
- a CDS encoding AbrB/MazE/SpoVT family DNA-binding domain-containing protein produces the protein MDDVLYKKVVKNGSSLAINIPVKEVQKQNIKAGDIVEVKIKKAHQVKQEDMHEIDGLISDYWDMLEYLKDK, from the coding sequence ATGGATGATGTATTATATAAAAAAGTAGTAAAGAATGGTTCTTCACTTGCTATAAATATTCCTGTTAAAGAAGTACAAAAACAAAATATAAAAGCAGGTGATATTGTAGAAGTTAAAATTAAAAAGGCGCATCAAGTCAAGCAAGAAGATATGCATGAGATTGATGGATTAATTTCTGATTATTGGGATATGCTTGAGTATTTAAAGGATAAATAG
- a CDS encoding ArsR/SmtB family transcription factor, which produces MDVLDKADITCDQTLVETDKVIKVSDFLDKPNIKKYFYALSKISDEKKLKIVFSLIAQESLCVCDIAYILDCSIATASHHLRKLYDENILGREKRGKMAYYFIKDDDLKELFAQLNK; this is translated from the coding sequence ATGGACGTTTTAGATAAAGCTGATATTACTTGTGATCAAACATTAGTAGAAACAGATAAAGTGATAAAAGTTTCAGACTTTTTGGACAAACCCAATATAAAGAAATACTTCTATGCATTGTCTAAGATTTCTGATGAAAAGAAATTAAAAATCGTTTTTTCATTGATTGCACAAGAATCACTCTGTGTTTGTGATATTGCATATATTTTGGATTGTAGTATTGCTACTGCTTCACACCATTTAAGAAAGCTTTACGACGAGAATATTTTAGGTCGTGAAAAAAGAGGGAAAATGGCGTACTACTTTATTAAGGATGATGATTTGAAAGAATTATTTGCTCAACTTAATAAATAA
- a CDS encoding DUF2974 domain-containing protein: MAGTLDYLRWRGDLTFKEKPFNSVDASLFASFIYLPVDKSAKGHTLNEVAEKLRVLPSFQVQMHDETGAQVLLLPKSPRLGNIEILNWTNRLEKDPYPLQFTAATFRLDATTILIVYRGTDSSIIGWNEDMNMNYMPKVYGQDVAANYLKEIAAKYPDDKIYLAGHSKGGNYAEYALSVAEPALQDRVIKAFSFDGPGFFHQVWRSPGFVRALPKMKTYLPEASIIGTMLDHPERVIIVKSNAPMIQQHDPRRWSVGRDSFVLAEGLTSGSRSLRHSLIDFNHTIPDKQRGELWDTLFQTFNELNITDVFQITANKLLGTVRFSRVIMALTPETRKYVLHMIGEILNAIRGNISLPFNETDFALYPKSNDSNKAPIFFEFYDKTVPSLLPEEIKQRFKDDKERERENK, encoded by the coding sequence ATGGCAGGAACTCTTGATTATTTACGTTGGCGCGGAGATTTGACATTTAAAGAGAAGCCATTCAATAGTGTAGATGCATCACTCTTCGCCTCATTTATCTATCTCCCTGTAGATAAATCAGCTAAAGGACACACTCTAAACGAAGTAGCAGAAAAACTTCGCGTTCTTCCTTCTTTTCAAGTACAAATGCATGATGAAACTGGCGCTCAAGTATTACTTCTTCCAAAAAGTCCACGTTTAGGTAATATTGAAATATTGAATTGGACTAATAGGCTGGAAAAAGACCCATATCCACTTCAATTTACCGCTGCAACTTTTCGGTTAGATGCAACAACTATTTTAATTGTCTATCGCGGTACCGACAGCTCAATCATCGGTTGGAACGAAGATATGAATATGAACTATATGCCTAAGGTTTATGGACAAGACGTTGCTGCTAACTATCTTAAAGAAATTGCCGCAAAATATCCTGATGATAAGATCTACTTAGCTGGTCACTCAAAAGGTGGTAATTACGCAGAATATGCCTTAAGTGTAGCAGAACCAGCATTGCAGGATCGTGTTATTAAAGCTTTTAGTTTTGATGGTCCTGGCTTTTTCCATCAAGTTTGGCGTTCACCGGGCTTTGTTAGAGCTCTTCCAAAAATGAAAACTTATCTACCTGAGGCTTCAATTATCGGTACCATGCTAGATCACCCTGAACGAGTTATTATTGTCAAAAGCAATGCTCCCATGATTCAACAGCATGACCCCCGTAGATGGAGCGTGGGGCGTGATAGTTTCGTACTAGCCGAAGGGCTCACCTCTGGTTCAAGATCATTAAGACATTCTCTCATAGATTTCAACCATACTATTCCAGATAAACAACGTGGGGAATTATGGGATACACTTTTTCAAACATTTAACGAACTAAATATTACTGATGTCTTCCAAATTACTGCCAACAAATTATTAGGTACTGTTAGATTTAGCCGTGTAATTATGGCTTTAACTCCTGAAACACGTAAATATGTTTTACATATGATTGGGGAAATTCTTAACGCAATTCGCGGCAATATCAGTTTGCCATTTAATGAAACTGATTTTGCTTTATATCCTAAGAGTAATGATTCTAACAAAGCTCCTATTTTCTTTGAATTTTACGATAAAACTGTTCCAAGCCTTTTGCCTGAAGAAATTAAACAGCGTTTTAAAGATGATAAAGAGCGTGAACGAGAAAATAAATAG
- a CDS encoding cell division protein, translating to MSSNETARYITQCLNMSLDLSGETSYTNSFKVKVLKNGFLFIPHLPASYIIDNDLYQRIYKIANSALYPLKSLLKQSTMYLVATNEEDFGNQRAFYYPWTGISRRLTITDMNAYLASNPNKDIEIMQGVSIDYDKVTSILIAGNSGSGKFYTLTYLLTVLYLKDISDLYIIDPKCDVPARWAHVYGLEDRTIFPTEEMSNSDFVNQCNELLANVVKEIYVRQRILYIDPHHHFKHLTVCIDEVLALTDGLPKKIKDTFFSLLSQISLLGRATKVHLLLISQRFSNDAIPIAVREQANVCLQLGNINKKTTQFLFDIDPDGILIPTGKGTGLFQITDNTHPFQVLPLLTPTYNIKGGIL from the coding sequence ATGTCAAGTAATGAAACTGCTCGTTATATCACTCAATGTCTTAACATGTCACTTGATCTTTCAGGTGAAACAAGTTATACGAACAGCTTTAAAGTCAAGGTGTTGAAGAATGGCTTTCTTTTCATTCCTCATTTACCTGCAAGTTACATCATTGATAATGATCTTTATCAGCGGATTTATAAGATTGCCAATTCCGCATTATATCCGCTTAAATCGTTGCTAAAGCAGTCAACTATGTATCTTGTAGCAACCAATGAAGAAGACTTTGGAAACCAAAGAGCCTTCTACTATCCGTGGACTGGCATTAGTAGAAGACTCACAATTACAGATATGAATGCATACCTTGCTTCCAATCCTAATAAAGACATTGAAATAATGCAAGGTGTATCTATCGACTATGACAAAGTAACTTCAATTTTGATTGCTGGAAATTCTGGCTCAGGTAAGTTCTACACGCTGACATATTTACTTACAGTTCTTTATTTAAAAGATATTTCTGACCTGTATATAATCGATCCAAAATGTGATGTGCCAGCGCGTTGGGCGCATGTCTATGGTTTAGAAGATAGAACAATCTTTCCAACCGAAGAAATGTCAAATAGCGATTTTGTTAACCAATGTAATGAACTATTGGCTAATGTCGTTAAAGAGATATATGTGCGTCAAAGAATCCTTTACATCGATCCACATCATCACTTCAAGCATTTAACAGTTTGTATTGATGAAGTGCTGGCTTTAACTGATGGATTGCCAAAAAAAATAAAAGATACTTTTTTCTCATTACTCTCACAGATATCTCTTCTTGGTAGAGCAACGAAGGTGCACCTGCTTTTGATTAGCCAGCGTTTTAGCAATGATGCTATTCCCATCGCCGTTCGTGAGCAGGCAAATGTATGCTTGCAGTTGGGCAATATCAATAAGAAAACAACACAATTTCTTTTTGATATTGATCCTGATGGGATATTAATACCAACGGGAAAAGGTACAGGTCTTTTTCAAATAACCGACAATACTCATCCATTTCAGGTGTTACCTCTATTAACACCTACGTACAATATCAAAGGAGGAATTTTATGA